The sequence below is a genomic window from Micromonospora aurantiaca ATCC 27029.
CACCGGGGTGCCCACGTCGGTGCCGACCGGCCGCATGCCCGCCTCGTGGCTGGCCCGCAGCGCCTCGTCGTACTGGGTGGACTCGGCCGCGTCGGCGAGCGCCGGGTCCAGGCCCACCTCGGTGAGCGCGCCCACCAGCATGTCCCGGCCCAGGCCCTCCTTGCCGAGGTGGATCCGGTTGCCCATCGCGGTGTAGAGCTTCGCCAGCGCCTCGGCGCCGTGCGCCTGCTCGACGGCGATGCACACCCGCACCGGGCCCCAGCCGTCGCGCATCAGGTCCCGGTACTCCTCCGGCAGCTCCCGGCCGTCGTTGAGCACGGACAGGCTCATCACGTGGAACCGGATGTCCACATCCCGGACCTGCTCGACCTCCAGCAGCCAACGGGAGGTGATCCACGCCCACGGGCACAGCGGGTCGAACCACATGTCCGCGGTGACACGTTCGGTCACGGTGTTTTCCCTTCACGGCATCGTCGCGCCGGGGACCCGGCGCGGTCACCTCCGATCCTCACCCCGTACCCCGTCGACCGGTACCGGAATGAGAGCGTGACCTCGACCACCGGGAGCGGTCCGTGCATGGAAGACTCGGTTCTCGACGGGCCGTCACGAGCGGCCGGGCAGAACCGGCGCCGCGGGGCGCGGCGAGACGAGTGGGATGGAGACGAACAGTGCCGGGAGTGCGCAACCTGACCCAGGTCGAGGCGACGGAGCGGGCCCGCCTGCTCGAGGTGACCGGGTACGACATCAGCCTTGACCTGTCGACCGCGGTGCAGCCCACCGGTCGCACGTTCCGCTCGGTGACCGAGGTCCGGTTCCGCTGCGCCGAACCGGGGGCGACCACGTTCATCGAGACAGCCGCCGAATCGGTGCGGTCGGCCACACTCAACGGCGAGCCGGTGGACCTGTCCGGCTGGTCCGCCGAGAAGGGACTCACGCTCAGCGGCCTGGCCGCCGAGAACGTGCTGGTGGTCGACGCCGACTTCGGCTACTCCAACAGCGGGCAGGGTCTGCACCGGACCGTCGACCCGGTGGACGGCGAGACCTACCTCTACAGCCAGTTCGAGACCGCCGACGCGCAGAAGGTCTACGCCTGCTTCGACCAGCCCGACCTGAAGAGCGTCTACACCTGGCACGCCACCGTCCCGGACCACTGGCGGGTCGTGTCGAACATGCCGGTGGCCCGCGAGGAGGCCGCCGGTGAGGGCCTGAAGACGGTGCACTTCACCGTGTCGGAGCGGATGAGCACCTACATCACCGCGCTCTGCGCCGGGCCGTACCACGAGGTGCGGCGCACCCAC
It includes:
- a CDS encoding DSBA oxidoreductase, encoding MTERVTADMWFDPLCPWAWITSRWLLEVEQVRDVDIRFHVMSLSVLNDGRELPEEYRDLMRDGWGPVRVCIAVEQAHGAEALAKLYTAMGNRIHLGKEGLGRDMLVGALTEVGLDPALADAAESTQYDEALRASHEAGMRPVGTDVGTPVIHAPGPDGGQVAFFGPVITPAPKGEAAGRLWDGVLLVAGTPGFYELKRTREQGPIFD